From Aedes albopictus strain Foshan chromosome 1, AalbF5, whole genome shotgun sequence, one genomic window encodes:
- the LOC115256751 gene encoding uncharacterized protein LOC115256751, with protein MMYRCRYYSSKPHGFKQWNHPDYLMKTGASTIILTRTFWQSSTTKKVMKPIFTTKTTMILLNPWLSRTTLSVMKHVQRKRLSKVSITVLEPNAKSLESEVIEVLEEEEYEDIIEESTEELEAEKQSSVVHGKAVDTEKERKRKEGLEKLEEVAKAIHDAIKNPQAAKKLVDELHEYVDKRSNVHKDIKALVIKIQGALGSAVKEWKHVVQRAEAAEKELSVAKTAIEASRAAEARRAEVNTVANEVNVARSIPPRMQTTPYFTPKRQRASPGDARPGGSKKHKEASVTEVQPTLEATDEVNSHSSWQVVGRKKGKAKKKTRPEKPKLVRRKNKGEALIVKASGDSYVEVLRAMRTNPNLNELGADVKKIKRTRNGEMILLLKKEPKASSVSYKELTEKALGNMVEVIALCPEATITCKDLDEITSEEDIRLALKEQCELGEVRMSIRIRNGPSGTKVAAIKLPIDAANKVLRIGIVRVGWSECPLSVSEPEVCFRCQEFGHIARYCKGPDRSNLCRRCGEEGHKAQGCSKPPKCLICANTKDSSNHATGGTKCAAFKRASTTKPQWR; from the exons ATGATGTACCGTTGTCGTTATTATTCCAGCAAACCTCACG GGTTCAAGCAGTGGAATCATCCGGATTACCTGATGAAGACAGGTGCATCGACGATTATTCTGACACGGACATTTTGGCAATCGTCAACAACGAAGAAAGTTATGAAACCGATTttcacgacgaagacgacgatgatTCTGTTGAACCCTTGGTTGAGCCGGACAACATTGAGTGTGATGAAGCACGTCCAGCGGAAACGGTTGAGCAAAGTCAGCATTACCGTGCT agaacCAAACGCGAAGAGTTTGGAAAGCGAAGTTATCGAGGTgttagaagaagaagaatatgagGATATTATCGAAGAGTCTACAGAAGAATTGGAAGCGGAAAAGCAGTCGTCGGTTGTCCATGGGAAAGCTGTCGATACCGAAAAGGAAAGGAAACGGAAAGAAGGTTTGGAGAAACTGGAAGAGGTTGCCAAGGCGATTCACGATGCAATAAAGAACCCACAG GCAGCCAAAAAGCTAGTGGACGAGCTTCACGAGTATGTCGACAAGAGAAGCAACGTCCACAAAGACATCAAGGCGTTGGTGATCAAGATCCAAGGCGCTCTTGGATCGGCTGTAAAGGAGTGGAAACACGTAGTTCAGAGAGCAGAAGCAGCGGAGAAGGAGTTGTCAGTGGCCAAGACTGCCATTGAAGCAAGTCGCGCGGCGGAAGCGCGAAGGGCAGAAGTCAACACGGTTGCGAATGAAGTGAACGTAGCGAGAAGTATTCCCCCAAGGATGCAGACCACGCCTTACTTCACACCGAAGAGGCAAAGGGCATCGCCTGGAGATGCTAGGCCAGGTGGCTCCAAGAAGCACAAGGAAGCTAGTGTCACTGAAGTCCAGCCGACTCTCGAAGCAACTGACGAGGTAAACAGCCATAGTTCTTGGCAGGTCGTCGGTAGAAAGAAGGGAAAAGCGAAGAAGAAAACCAGACCCGAAAAACCTAAATTGGTCAGGAGGAAGAATAAGGGCGAGGCTCTTATCGTTAAAGCAAGCGGCGACTCGTACGTGGAGGTCTTACGTGCCATGAGGACAAATCCGAACCTCAACGAGCTAGGAGCAGACGTGAAGAAGATCAAGCGTACCCGCAACGGAGAGATGATCCTCTTGTTGAAAAAGGAACCAAAAGCTAGCAGCGTTTCTTACAAAGAGCTAACCGAGAAAGCTTTGGGCAACATGGTGGAAGTGATAGCCTTGTGTCCAGAGGCGACTATTACGTGTAAAGACCTGGATGAGATCACGTCGGAGGAAGATATAAGGCTTGCTTTGAAAGAGCAATGTGAGCTGGGAGAAGTCCGGATGTCCATCCGCATACGAAATGGACCTTCCGGTACCAAGGTGGCAGCGATTAAACTACCGATTGATGCTGCCAACAAGGTACTGAGGATAGGAATCGTGAGAGTAGGCTGGTCCGAGTGCCCACTGAGTGTCTCTGAAcctgaagtgtgcttcaggtgtcaAGAGTTCGGGCACATCGCACGGTACTGTAAAGGGCCGGATAGAAGTAATCTATGCAGAAGGTGTGGAGAAGAAGGCCACAAAGCGCAGGGCTGCAGCAAGCCTCCGAAATGCCTGATTTGCGCAAACACGAAGGATAGCAGCAACCACGCTACAGGAGGCACGAAATGCGCGGCCTTCAAACGAGCAAGTACAACGAAACCCCAGTGGAGATAG